ATAAATGAGAAGTATTGTAAATAGGAGAGGCATGTAGCCAACTATCGCCCATTTCACTGAGCGGAAGTTGAAGACAAGGATAACAAAGACCACAATTAACGCCAGAATGAAACCCCTGAGCATATCATAGAGAACCGCATCGTTCCATACGAGGTTAAAATTGGCAATCCCTGCCGGCTTAAATTCCATCGGGATAGGATGTATCTTTTTGTATTCCTCCCCCGCATTTATTACATCCCTCATTGCCTGTGCATCCCATGTTTTGAGCTGAACCCATATATTTGCCCTCTTAAAAGGATAGTCAACAACATTGTCCAGGTCAGAGGGTTTTGCGGACATGGAAAACATGAACAGATATTGACCGATGGCTTCTTTTGAATCAGGGACAACATCATATTTCGGGTCATCATCGTGAAGGACACGATTTATCCTTTTAACATAGTCCACGACAGATGTTGTCTTCCCGACCACAGGGAGTTTTTCGAGATGTCTCTGGAGACCTTCGATATAGCGCATAGCCTCAGGAGTTTTTATAAAATCATCCTCCTTTGAGATAGCCACAACATAGCCGAGGGATGTGCCGCCGAGGGCTTGATTCATAACAGTATCAGCAACCCGGACATCACTCCTTTTCTTAAACCACTCGACCATGTTATTGTTGACCACTATCTTTGTTGTCCCGATGACTGCAATTACAAGGAGTATAAGACCAACAAAGACAGTAGCCTTTGGCTTATGTGCGCCGAAACTGCCGAGACTTCTTAGAAACTGTGCGGTTCTGCTTAAAGTAATATCCTCCCTCTCAGATGCCTTTTTTATCTTTTCCTCTTTTATAAATGTGAGGATTGCAGGGATGAAGCTAAAACTGAGAAGTCTTAAAACGATTGTTCCAAATGCCACAAGACCTCCAAAGACCTTAACTGGAATTATGTGCATGAGCATGAGTACAGCAAATCCTGCTGCAGTGGCGAGTGCTGTATATCGCACAGGGCGGCCTACTGCCTGCATGGTCTCAAGGATTGCAGCCTTTTTATCCCGTTTCTCTCTATACCGGAAATAGTATTCATTAAAAATATGTATACTGTCTGTTGCTATTGCCATGAGAAATACAGGACTCATGGAACTCATTATATGGATGGGGAAGCCAAGCCCGATAAGTAATCCCATAGACCAGATAATACTTATCATTGCTACCA
The Nitrospirota bacterium genome window above contains:
- a CDS encoding MMPL family transporter, yielding MRKISLVEFSVRHPKLIVFLAMVFTLAFMTQFPKMKTDTNPKNMLPATSDVRMWNDEVERTFSLYEDMIVLGIVNEKGILNKDTLGKIIRITDEILKLKGVAARDVNSFPTITNVAAEAGLLRVAPLMTEVPKTDKETETLKKMLFENPLFVDRIISKDGKTTAIYVPLEKGANGKEIADKIREIVKKEKGDEKYYVAGDPVARDTFGADMFKLMAIFSPIAGMIMFIAIYFMFRNLSLAISMMMVAMISIIWSMGLLIGLGFPIHIMSSMSPVFLMAIATDSIHIFNEYYFRYREKRDKKAAILETMQAVGRPVRYTALATAAGFAVLMLMHIIPVKVFGGLVAFGTIVLRLLSFSFIPAILTFIKEEKIKKASEREDITLSRTAQFLRSLGSFGAHKPKATVFVGLILLVIAVIGTTKIVVNNNMVEWFKKRSDVRVADTVMNQALGGTSLGYVVAISKEDDFIKTPEAMRYIEGLQRHLEKLPVVGKTTSVVDYVKRINRVLHDDDPKYDVVPDSKEAIGQYLFMFSMSAKPSDLDNVVDYPFKRANIWVQLKTWDAQAMRDVINAGEEYKKIHPIPMEFKPAGIANFNLVWNDAVLYDMLRGFILALIVVFVILVFNFRSVKWAIVGYMPLLFTILLIYGVVGYIGKDFDMPISVLSCLSLGMAVDFAIHFISRFKQRLAEQSSESELVTRHSSLVTDSLLWTAARPGKGIMRNGVLFASAFSVMMFAPLTPYITVGAFIVSMMMLSAIMTIIYLPALITLLKGWLFKGGLK